A DNA window from Malus domestica chromosome 12, GDT2T_hap1 contains the following coding sequences:
- the LOC103450674 gene encoding ERBB-3 BINDING PROTEIN 1-like translates to MSDDEREEKELDLTSPEVVTKYKSAAEIVNKALQLVISECKPKAKIVDLCEKGDSYIREQTGNMYKNAKKKIERGVAFPTCISVNNTVCHFSPLGSDESVLEEGDILKIDLGCHIDGFIAIVAHTHVLQAGPVTGRAADVIAAANTAAEVALRLVRPGRKNKDVTEAIQKVAAAYDCKIVEGVLSHQLKQFVIDGNKVILSVSNPETRVDDAEFEENEVYAVDIVASTGEGKPKLLDEKQTTIYKRAVDKSYHLKMKASRFIFSEISQKFPIMPFTARALEEKRARLGLLECVNHELLQPYPVLHEKPGDFVARIKFTVLLMPNGSDRITSHPVQELQPTKQVDDPEIKAWLSLATKKKKGGGKKKKGKKSDKPEEESAEAEPMDATTNGAESQA, encoded by the exons ATGTCGGACGatgagagagaggagaaggaGCTGGATCTCACATCTCCGGAAGTCGTCACCAAATACAAGAGCGCCGCTGAAATTGTTAACA AGGCTCTGCAGCTGGTAATATCCGAATGCAAACCGAAAGCGAAGATTGTGGACCTTTGTGAGAAAGGGGATTCATACATCAGAGA ACAAACTGGCAACATGTACAAAAATGCGAAGAAGAAGATCGAACGAGGCGTTGCCTTCCCGACTTGCATTTCTGTGAACAACACTGTATGCCATTTCTCTCCTCTTGGCAGTGACGAGTCAGTGTTGGAAGAAGGCGATATTCTGAAGAT TGATTTGGGCTGTCATATTGATGGGTTCATTGCCATAGTCGCACATACTCATGTTCTTCAAGCTGGACCGGTTACAGGAAGGGCTGCTGATGTTATTGCAGCTGCTAATACTGCTGCTGAAGTTGCTTTAAGGCTTGTTAGGCCAGGGAGAAAG AACAAAGATGTAACAGAGGCAATACAAAAGGTTGCAGCAGCTTACGACTGCAAAATTGTTGAAGGTGTTCTTAGTCATCAGCTCAAGCAGTTTGTGATAGACGGGAACAAGGTCATATTAAGTGTTTCTAATCCGGAGACAAGAGTTGACGATGCAGAATTTGAGGAGAATGAAGTTTATGCAGTTGATATAGTCGCAAGCACAGGTGAAGGCAAG CCTAAGCTGCTGGATGAGAAGCAGACGACAATCTATAAACGAGCTGTTGACAAGAGCTACCacttgaagatgaaagcttCTAGGTTTATTTTCAGTGAAATTAGCCAGAAATTTCCCATCATGCCATTCACTGCTAG AGCTTTGGAAGAGAAGAGGGCTAGGCTTGGTTTACTCGAATGCGTCAACCACGAGCTTTTGCAGCCATATCCTGTTTTGCACGAGAAGCCTG GTGACTTTGTTGCTCGTATCAAGTTCACCGTCTTGCTAATGCCAAATGGATCAGACCGGATCACATCTCATCCTGTACAGGAGCTGCAGCCCACTAAACAAGTAGATGATCCTGAAATCAAAGCCTGGTTGTCTTTGgccacaaagaagaagaaaggtggtggaaagaagaagaaag GCAAGAAGAGCGATAAGCCCGAGGAGGAGTCTGCAGAAGCTGAACCGATGGACGCAACAACGAACGGTGCTGAGTCTCAAGCATGA
- the LOC139189894 gene encoding uncharacterized mitochondrial protein AtMg00810-like, translating to MAWFQCFSNHLEALGFVASQADSSLFTYFDGTTIIYLLIYVDDILVTGNNSSQIAQLIAKLGSLFSMKDLGPLHYFLGMEVTRTTSGFHLSHAKYIRDLLQRTHMVDCKPIQTPSSHGRRLLLHEEDHLSDATEYRSVMGALQYLLFTRPDIAFSVNQVCQFMHSPTTVHWAAVKRILCYLKGTHDHGLLYRPSSLSITAYADADYAGDPNDSRSTGGYCIFLGSNLISWSSKKQRGVSRSSTEAEYRQLTYTATTLSWFRNLFHDLHLYLTPPQLWCDNISALAVASNPVYQARMRHVEVDYHYVREKVTRKEIIVGYVASPDQVADFLTKGLSSTRFQFLISKLPVLGRPLSLRERDKP from the coding sequence ATGGCGTGGTTTCAGTGCTTCTCCAATCATCTAGAGGCACTCGGGTTCGTTGCTTCCCAAGCTGACTCATCCTTATTTACTTACTTTGATGGCACCACCATTATTTATCTCTTGATTTACGTTGATGACATTTTGGTCACTGGAAATAATAGTTCGCAGATTGCCCAACTCATTGCTAAGCTTGGCTCCCTTTTCTCtatgaaagatcttgggccCCTACATTATTTTCTAGGAATGGAGGTTACTCGTACCACATCTGGATTTCATTTGTCCCATGCCAAATATATCAGGGACCTTCTTCAAAGAACACACATGGTCGACTGCAAGCCCATCCAAACGCCATCATCTCATGGTCGTCGTTTGCTTCTTCACGAAGAAGATCATCTTTCTGATGCTACTGAATACCGTAGTGTCATGGGTGCCCTTCAATATTTGCTCTTTACTCGTCCCGACATTGCCTTCTCTGTCAATCAAGTatgtcagttcatgcactctcccACAACGGTACACTGGGCTGCTGTCAAACGCATTTTGTGTTATCTTAAGGGCACTCATGATCATGGCTTGCTCTATCGTCCAAGTTCCCTATCCATCACAGCTTATGCGGATGCGGACTATGCCGGTGATCCTAATGATAGTCGTTCCACAGGCGgttattgtatttttcttggATCTAATTTAATTTCATGGAGCTCCAAGAAACAACGTGGCGTTTCTCGCTCAAGCACTGAAGCTGAGTATCGTCAACTCACTTATACTGCCACTACTTTGTCTTGGTTTCGCAATTTATTTCATGATCTTCATCTTTATCTTACACCCCCTCAGTTATGGTGTGATAATATAAGTGCTCTTGCCGTTGCTTCGAACCCTGTATATCAAGCACGCATGCGACATGTTGAAGTTGATTACCATTATGTTCGTGAGAAGGTTACTCGGAAGGAAATTATTGTGGGATATGTTGCATCTCCGGATCAGGTAGCAGATTTTCTGACCAAAGGCTTGTCTTCCACTCGGTTTCAATTTCTTATTTCCAAGCTTCCCGTTCTTGGTCGACCGCTTAGCTTGCGGGAGCGTGATAAACCATAA
- the LOC103450675 gene encoding dnaJ protein ERDJ3A-like, giving the protein MENRFAVYIFVSALLFLLTMEAKTIDPYKVLGVERNASQREIQKAFHKLSLQYHPDKNKSKGAQAKFAEINNAYEILSDEEKRKNYDMYGDEKGNPGFGAGSPEDHGEYTYFTNGGPGQNHFTYGPGDWQSMGGQGGSKSFSFSFGGPSGPSSFSFGMEDIFSNFFGGKPGGGGQFDGFSGSTGSRPGSRPGSRTSPVSITTISPQVYKKEIVHRGMTWLLFSYTPSLKGKQHVENIIEEVASSLQGALKVGSINCETEPSLCKDLGIYPSRMPRVFVYKVSEKGSLVEYDGDWAAKPLKSFCQDNLPRFSKRVDLNRFESSTFTTNKLPSVVLLSTKKDTPVIWRVLSGLHHNHFSFYDAEVHDASVPTVKKLGVGALPAIVGWLPNGEKHVLKAGITTKDMKSTIKELSALLEGFEKKSKKAASSQAKKSPTDSGENQVPLLTHSNFDALCGEKTPVCIIGAFRSSKARNTLESILTAVSRKSLSRRQSSAQGKDSVSYTLLDAAKQATFLNAFDEAGFQSLEKVLVAYKPRRGTFAAFGGEMTTEEVEGFISSVLNGDIHFTKTRQKPVLR; this is encoded by the exons ATGGAGAACCGGTTCGCAGTCTACATCTTCGTGTCGGCGCTGCTCTTCCTCTTAACCATGGAAGCGAAAACTATAGACCCTTACAAG GTCCTTGGAGTGGAGCGGAATGCAAGTCAGCGTGAAATTCAGAAAGCGTTCCACAA GCTCTCTCTTCAATATCACCCAGACAAGAATAAAAGCAAGGGAGCTCAAGCAAAGTTTGCTGAGATAAACAATG CATATGAGATTTTATCTGATGAAGAGAAGAGGAAAAATTATGATATGTATGGAGATGAAAAGGGAAATCCTGGATTTGGAGCTGGTTCCCCTGAAGATCATGGTGAATATACTTACTTCACAAATGGTGGACCAGGTCAGAACCACTTTACCTATGGACCTGGTGACTGGCAGAGCATGGGTGGGCAGGGAGGTTCCAAGTCATTCTCTTTTTCCTTTGGAGGTCCCAGTGGTCCAAGTTCATTTAGTTTTGGTATGGAAGACATTTTCTCAAACTTTTTTGGGGGTAAACCTGGAGGTGGGGGTCAGTTTGATGGTTTCAGTGGTTCAACTGGGTCTCGACCTGGTTCTCGGCCTGGGTCTAGGACTTCTCCGGTGAGCATTACAACCATCAGTCCACAGGTGTATAAGAAAGAAATAGTTCACCGAGGGATGACTTGGCTCCTGTTCTCTTACACTCCTTCATTGAAAGGGAAGCAACATGTTGAAAATATCATAGAGGAAGTTGCGAGTTCCCTGCAGGGAGCCTTAAAG GTTGGAAGCATAAACTGTGAGACGGAACCATCTCTCTGCAAGGACCTTGGCATATACCCCAGCAGAATGCCCAGAGTATTTGTGTACAAAGTGAGTGAAAAGGGTTCTTTGGTTGAGTATGATGGTGATTGGGCTGCAAAACCTTTGAAGTCATTTTGCCAAGACAATCTGCCAAGGTTTTCGAAACGGGTTGACTTGAACCGCTTCGAGTCTTCCACTTTTACAACCAATAAATTACCTAGTGTGGTGCTTCTTTCCACCAAGAAAGATACACCTGTTATCTGGCGTGTCCTCAGTGGATTGCATCACAATCACTTCAGTTTCTATGATGCAGAG GTCCACGATGCTTCTGTTCCAACAGTGAAGAAGCTGGGAGTTGGTGCACTTCCAGCTATAGTTGGTTGGCTTCCGAACGGGGAGAAGCATGTCTTAAAAGCAGGCATTACCACCAAAGATATGAAGTCTACAATTAAGGAGCTCAGTGCTTTACTCGAAGGTTTTGAAAAAAAGAGCAAGAAGGCAGCTTCAAGTCAGGCCAAGAAATCACCGACTGATTCGGGGGAGAATCAAGTACCTCTATTGACACATTCTAATTTTGATGCCCTTTGTGGTGAGAAAACTCCAGTTTGCATCATTGGCGCATTCAGATCTTCCAAAGCAAGAAATACGCTGGAATCAATTTTGACTGCG GTCTCTCGGAAATCGCTATCAAGGCGACAGAGTTCAGCTCAGGGCAAGGATTCTGTTTCCTACACTCTCTTGGATGCCGCCAAGCAGGCGACCTTCTTAAATGCTTTCGACGAAGCAGGATTTCAATCATTAGAGAAGGTCTTGGTTGCCTACAAACCTCGGAGGGGGACATTCGCGGCATTTGGCggtgaaatgactacagaagaagTAGAGGGGTTTATTAGCTCTGTGCTTAACGGGGACATACATTTTACCAAAACACGGCAGAAACCCGTGCTCAGGTGA
- the LOC103451198 gene encoding pyruvate decarboxylase 2, whose protein sequence is MDTKIGSLDVCKPACTDVGSLPNGAASAIQSSAPSTVINSCDATLGRHLARRLVQIGVTDVFTVPGDFNLTLLDHLIAEPGLTNIGCCNELNAGYAADGYARSRGVGACVVTFTVGGLSVLNAIAGAYSENLPLICIVGGPNSNDYGTNRILHHTIGLPDFSQELRCFQTVTCYQAVVNNLEDAHEMIDTAISTALKESKPVYISISCNLAGIPHPTFSRDPVPFSLSPKLSNNLGLEAAVEAAAEFLNKAVKPVMVGGPKLRVAHAGDAFVELADASGYALAVMPSAKGFVPEHHPHFIGTYWGAVSTAFCAEIVESADAYLFAGPIFNDYSSVGYSLLIKKEKAIVVQPDRVTIANGPSFGCVLMKDFLRALAKKLRHNNTAHENYRRIFVPDGHPLKSAPKEPLRVNVLFHHIQNMLSSETAVIAETGDSWFNCQKLKLPADCGYEFQMQYGSIGWSVGATLGYAQAVPQKRVIAFIGDGSFQVTAQDVSTMIRNGQKTIIFLINNGGYTIEVEIHDGPYNVIKNWNYTGLVDAIHNGEGKCWTTKVRCEEELIEAIETATGAKKDSLCFIEVIVHKDDTSKELLEWGSRVSAANSRPPNPQ, encoded by the exons ATGGACACAAAGATCGGATCCCTCGATGTCTGCAAGCCGGCGTGCACCGACGTCGGGAGCCTCCCGAACGGCGCCGCTTCGGCAATCCAGAGCTCTGCCCCCTCTACCGTGATCAACTCCTGCGACGCCACTCTTGGTCGCCACCTCGCGCGCCGACTCGTCCAAATCGGCGTCACCGACGTGTTCACTGTCCCTGgtgattttaacttgactctGCTCGACCACCTCATCGCCGAGCCCGGACTCACCAACATCGGCTGCTGCAACGAACTCAACGCCGGGTACGCTGCTGACGGCTACGCGCGGTCGCGGGGAGTCGGCGCATGTGTTGTTACTTTCACTGTGGGTGGGCTCAGTGTTCTCAATGCAATTGCCGGAGCTTACAGTGAGAATCTTCCATTGATTTGTATAGTTGGAGGGCCGAACTCGAACGATTACGGGACGAACAGGATTCTTCACCACACTATTGGGTTGCCGGACTTTAGCCAAGAGCTGAGATGCTTTCAGACTGTAACTTGCTATCAG GCTGTGGTGAATAATCTGGAAGATGCGCATGAAATGATCGATACCGCAATTTCAACTGCTTTGAAAGAAAGCAAGCCTGTTTATATCAGCATAAGCTGCAACTTGGCTGGAATTCCTCATCCTACATTTAGCCGGGATCCTGTTCCATTTTCTTTATCTCCAAA ATTGAGCAATAATTTGGGCTTAGAGGCTGCGGTGGAGGCGGCTGCAGAGTTCTTGAACAAGGCAGTGAAGCCGGTTATGGTTGGTGGGCCTAAACTTCGAGTTGCACATGCCGGCGATGCCTTTGTTGAACTTGCTGATGCTAGTGGTTATGCTCTGGCTGTCATGCCATCTGCAAAGGGGTTTGTACCAGAGCACCACCCCCATTTTATTGGAACATACTGGGGTGCTGTGAGCACTGCCTTTTGCGCCGAGATAGTGGAGTCCGCAGATGCATACTTGTTTGCTGGACCGATTTTCAATGACTACAGCTCTGTTGGATACTCTTTGCTTATCAAGAAGGAGAAGGCCATTGTGGTGCAGCCTGATCGCGTGACCATAGCAAATGGCCCTTCATTTGGTTGTGTTCTTATGAAGGATTTCCTCAGAGCTCTTGCAAAGAAGCTCAGGCACAACAACACTGCTCATGAGAACTACCGCAGGATCTTTGTTCCCGATGGACACCCTCTAAAGTCTGCACCGAAAGAACCTTTGAGGGTTAATGTTCTGTTCCACCACATCCAGAATATGCTGTCAAGTGAAACTGCTGTGATTGCTGAGACAGGGGACTCATGGTTTAACTGCCAGAAACTGAAATTGCCGGCTGATTGCGG GTATGAGTTCCAAATGCAATATGGATCAATCGGTTGGTCAGTTGGAGCAACTCTTGGGTATGCTCAGGCTGTTCCTCAGAAGCGTGTGATTGCTTTCATCGGTGACGGGAGTTTCCAG GTGACTGCTCAAGATGTGTCCACCATGATCCGAAATGGGCAGAAGACCATCATCTTCCTGATAAACAACGGCGGGTACACAATTGAGGTGGAGATCCATGACGGACCCTACAATGTGATCAAGAACTGGAACTACACTGGACTGGTTGATGCCATCCACAATGGGGAGGGCAAGTGCTGGACAACCAAG GTCCGTTGCGAAGAGGAGCTGATCGAAGCGATTGAGACCGCAACCGGGGCAAAGAAGGATAGCTTGTGCTTCATAGAGGTGATAGTCCACAAGGATGATACCAGCAAAGAGTTGCTTGAGTGGGGGTCTAGGGTTTCTGCTGCCAACAGCCGCCCGCCCAACCCTCAGTAA